In Phreatobacter oligotrophus, one DNA window encodes the following:
- a CDS encoding EH signature domain-containing protein, with protein MKLAALLKQPPGFNPPALAEPAQLRAAIGRVLARWPDIVADPPENDREKLVQEMLRRLDEDDWSDLPTAFVTKAARALFDPLRRSRSDLARLRQFYVEELSVSTRRSFLGGMASVYVGSYEPGAPHTRALASALQAARSRLGGRWVTLEEELPEWLDPVYAPEIIAARMTKMAHPWGELKAMGFSAPHAPGLMDHAHLEFVRLTRPVLSHRSGQERLFGWLRPEGQEARASGAAEAISAILGHWLARDPSSEDQRYIIENLVGCYGDPRVSASGAWAGVPEQHRAVILRWLTGENIRFFLDVVSAVEESHMWEPRRKFWLSLHEEGRIDGAWVAFSAEAANYARHQARARSGQSTLRYGLQTAGGSRVNTSLLVLKIGNRIVVEGSHSYKIHIFRANSHHAPSLYQARYDCEQIRLSAGVDARSHIGDWQGWVRERI; from the coding sequence ATGAAGCTTGCGGCGCTCCTTAAGCAACCCCCTGGGTTCAATCCGCCAGCCTTGGCTGAGCCTGCGCAGCTGCGCGCCGCCATAGGTCGTGTGCTTGCGCGATGGCCCGACATCGTCGCCGACCCGCCCGAGAATGATCGAGAGAAGCTCGTCCAAGAGATGCTTAGGCGGCTTGATGAGGACGATTGGTCGGACCTGCCAACAGCGTTCGTTACCAAGGCCGCCCGCGCCCTTTTTGATCCTCTCCGGCGAAGCCGTTCTGATTTGGCGAGGTTGAGACAATTCTACGTTGAAGAACTGAGCGTTTCGACGCGCAGGAGTTTCCTCGGAGGGATGGCTTCGGTTTATGTCGGGAGCTATGAGCCCGGCGCTCCCCATACGCGAGCATTGGCGTCAGCTCTTCAAGCTGCGCGCTCTCGGCTCGGCGGCCGCTGGGTAACGTTGGAGGAGGAACTGCCGGAGTGGCTCGATCCGGTATATGCGCCAGAGATCATCGCGGCGCGAATGACCAAAATGGCGCACCCCTGGGGCGAGCTGAAGGCAATGGGGTTCAGCGCTCCCCATGCTCCCGGTCTGATGGACCATGCTCATCTTGAGTTCGTGCGACTAACTCGCCCGGTTCTTAGCCACCGCTCCGGGCAGGAGCGGCTGTTTGGCTGGCTGAGGCCCGAGGGACAGGAAGCGAGAGCCTCAGGCGCTGCCGAGGCTATCAGCGCCATTCTCGGCCACTGGCTCGCCCGCGACCCATCGTCGGAAGACCAGCGATACATCATCGAAAACCTCGTTGGTTGCTACGGCGACCCGCGCGTGTCTGCCAGCGGCGCCTGGGCAGGAGTCCCCGAGCAGCATCGAGCCGTAATCCTTCGCTGGCTGACAGGGGAGAACATTCGTTTCTTCCTCGACGTCGTATCGGCAGTCGAGGAGAGCCACATGTGGGAGCCACGACGAAAGTTCTGGCTTTCGCTCCATGAGGAAGGCCGCATTGACGGTGCCTGGGTGGCCTTCAGCGCGGAAGCTGCGAATTATGCTCGTCATCAAGCAAGGGCGAGGAGCGGGCAATCAACGCTTCGCTATGGACTACAGACGGCAGGCGGATCCCGCGTGAACACGTCGCTGCTGGTGCTCAAAATAGGAAACAGAATAGTAGTTGAGGGATCTCATAGCTATAAGATCCATATTTTCCGTGCCAATTCCCACCACGCGCCTAGTTTGTATCAAGCCCGTTATGATTGTGAGCAAATCCGGCTTTCTGCTGGTGTAGATGCTAGAAGCCATATCGGTGACTGGCAGGGTTGGGTACGAGAGCGGATCTAG
- a CDS encoding OmpA family protein: protein MRGISRRRLQEDEEESSFVSMTDLTVSFLFIVMILLAYSASKMATSQTVPKALYDTVVRERDVIAEEKARLDAELKELRLLAEGRRIRIDQLEQKIAELEARLAEKNPLETYMAQVADLRRKVLEGLRAQLKLDFPELQVVVSEQMDALRFKGDGLFDSGRSKLAAGRSDIVRRLATRLNEILPCYTLGRSARWNSTCNSVGAIIEAVQIEGHTDVTGSENANVTLSTERANETFFVMKEREPGLTLHQNMRGQPVMSVAGYGAMRPIVDNATPEGRATNRRIDLRIIMYTPQSSDEIESIRRRLRESVGEVPR from the coding sequence ATGCGCGGCATCTCTAGGCGCCGCCTTCAAGAAGATGAGGAGGAGTCGTCGTTCGTCTCTATGACGGACCTGACGGTCAGCTTCCTTTTCATCGTCATGATCCTCTTGGCTTACTCGGCCTCCAAAATGGCTACGAGCCAGACGGTACCGAAGGCGCTCTACGACACGGTCGTCCGCGAACGTGACGTGATCGCCGAGGAGAAGGCCCGCCTCGATGCTGAGCTCAAGGAGTTGCGGCTTCTCGCCGAGGGGCGGCGCATCAGAATAGACCAGTTGGAGCAAAAGATTGCCGAGCTGGAAGCGCGGCTAGCCGAGAAGAACCCGCTCGAAACCTACATGGCGCAAGTGGCTGACTTGCGCCGGAAGGTGCTGGAGGGTCTGCGGGCTCAACTGAAGCTCGATTTTCCAGAGCTACAGGTGGTCGTGAGCGAGCAAATGGACGCGCTGCGCTTCAAGGGCGATGGCTTGTTCGACAGCGGCCGCTCCAAGCTTGCCGCAGGTCGATCGGATATCGTTCGACGGTTGGCCACGCGCCTAAACGAAATCCTGCCCTGCTACACGCTGGGCCGCTCTGCACGCTGGAACTCCACATGCAACAGCGTAGGTGCGATCATTGAGGCCGTTCAGATCGAAGGCCACACCGACGTCACCGGTTCTGAGAACGCGAACGTCACGCTGTCGACCGAGAGGGCGAACGAAACCTTTTTTGTCATGAAGGAGCGCGAGCCAGGCCTCACATTGCACCAGAACATGCGGGGCCAGCCTGTCATGTCGGTCGCAGGTTATGGAGCGATGCGTCCGATTGTTGACAATGCGACCCCCGAAGGCAGGGCCACCAATCGTCGCATCGATCTCCGCATCATCATGTACACACCTCAATCCTCCGATGAGATAGAGAGCATCAGGCGGCGGCTGCGAGAAAGTGTTGGGGAGGTGCCGCGATGA
- a CDS encoding sodium:proton antiporter translates to MGRFGRLAALAALVALGLGGAAEPAFAAAALDGRGMSLLWCLPFAGLLLCIATGPVFYPHVWEHHYGKIAAFWAALVVVPLLSLVPMDQALGALVFTMLAEYLPFIILIFALYTIAGGILVTGNIHGAPGTNTAILAIGAVLASFVGTTGASMIMIRPIIRANDDRVHNVHVVVFFIFIVSNCGGALTPLGDPPLFVGFLKGVDFFWTTRALFTETVIVLGALLAIFYGLDTWLYRKEGRVKPDPTPDSRVGVKGLEMLALIGVVVAAILLRGYWKPGIAFKLAGVAFPLQDIVSNAIMLAGGLASLKLANPIFREQNGFSWGPVKEVAKLFAGIFICIVPVIAILAAGRNGALAPLVALVTNPDGTPDNVMYFWLTGALSSFLDNAPTYLVFFELAGGDPKTLMGPLGITLAAVSTGAVYMGANSYIGNAPNFMVYAIAKDMGVKMPSFFGYMVWSVAILIPIFVLVTLLFFIRGAPLAGW, encoded by the coding sequence ATGGGACGTTTCGGAAGGCTGGCGGCTTTGGCCGCCCTGGTCGCGCTGGGCCTCGGCGGCGCGGCCGAGCCCGCTTTTGCGGCGGCGGCGCTCGACGGGCGCGGCATGAGCCTCCTGTGGTGCCTGCCCTTTGCCGGCCTCTTGCTCTGCATCGCCACCGGCCCGGTCTTCTACCCCCATGTCTGGGAGCACCATTACGGCAAGATCGCCGCCTTCTGGGCCGCGCTGGTCGTCGTACCGCTGCTCTCGCTGGTGCCGATGGACCAGGCGCTCGGCGCCCTCGTCTTCACCATGCTCGCCGAGTATCTGCCCTTCATCATCCTGATCTTCGCGCTCTACACCATTGCCGGCGGCATCCTCGTCACCGGCAACATCCACGGCGCGCCGGGCACCAACACGGCGATCCTGGCCATCGGCGCGGTGCTGGCGAGCTTCGTCGGCACGACAGGCGCCTCGATGATCATGATCCGCCCGATCATCCGCGCCAATGACGACCGGGTGCACAATGTCCATGTCGTCGTCTTCTTCATCTTCATCGTCTCGAACTGCGGCGGCGCGCTCACCCCGCTCGGTGATCCACCGCTCTTCGTCGGCTTCCTCAAAGGCGTCGACTTCTTCTGGACGACGCGGGCCCTGTTCACCGAGACGGTGATCGTCCTCGGCGCGCTGCTGGCCATTTTCTATGGGCTCGACACCTGGCTCTATCGGAAGGAGGGCCGCGTGAAGCCGGACCCGACGCCGGATTCGCGCGTCGGCGTGAAGGGCCTCGAGATGCTGGCGCTGATCGGCGTCGTCGTCGCAGCCATCCTGCTGCGCGGCTACTGGAAGCCGGGCATCGCGTTCAAGCTCGCCGGTGTCGCCTTTCCGCTGCAGGACATCGTCTCCAACGCCATCATGCTGGCCGGCGGCCTCGCCTCGCTGAAGCTCGCCAATCCCATCTTCCGCGAGCAGAACGGCTTCTCCTGGGGGCCGGTGAAGGAGGTCGCCAAGCTCTTCGCCGGCATCTTCATCTGCATCGTGCCGGTCATCGCCATCCTCGCGGCGGGACGCAACGGCGCCCTCGCGCCCCTCGTCGCCCTCGTCACCAACCCCGACGGGACGCCCGACAATGTCATGTATTTCTGGCTGACCGGCGCGCTGTCCTCCTTTCTCGACAACGCGCCCACCTATCTCGTCTTCTTCGAGCTCGCCGGCGGCGATCCGAAGACGCTGATGGGGCCGCTCGGCATCACGCTCGCCGCGGTTTCCACGGGCGCGGTCTACATGGGCGCCAACAGCTATATCGGCAACGCGCCCAACTTCATGGTCTATGCCATCGCCAAGGACATGGGCGTGAAGATGCCCTCCTTCTTCGGCTACATGGTCTGGTCGGTGGCGATCCTCATTCCCATCTTCGTGCTGGTGACGCTGCTCTTCTTCATCCGTGGCGCGCCGCTCGCGGGCTGGTAA
- a CDS encoding PetM family of cytochrome b6f complex subunit 7, translated as MLRFPLRFLGFLLMAAGFVLVVIDGTRSIAGQRLIVTSLSEVWRSIHAESLARVETVLRAQGPDWLWDPAALTVIAWPAAAAGLILGALLMWVGRSRRPQIGVVGRR; from the coding sequence ATGCTCCGCTTTCCCCTCCGCTTCCTCGGCTTCCTGCTGATGGCTGCCGGCTTCGTGCTGGTGGTCATCGACGGCACCCGCTCCATCGCCGGCCAACGGCTCATCGTCACCTCGCTCTCCGAGGTCTGGCGCTCGATCCATGCCGAGAGCCTGGCGCGGGTCGAAACGGTGCTGCGCGCGCAAGGACCCGACTGGCTATGGGATCCCGCCGCCCTGACCGTCATCGCATGGCCGGCGGCGGCCGCGGGCCTCATCCTCGGGGCCCTGCTGATGTGGGTCGGCCGGAGCCGCAGGCCGCAGATCGGCGTCGTCGGCCGGCGCTGA
- a CDS encoding protocatechuate 3,4-dioxygenase, which translates to MSLSPIRPLDLSRRGLIAAPAVILLARPLAAVVLPTPAQMRGPYYPTVKPTDSDMDLTEVKGRPGRAAGEVIEIVGRVLSARGGPIGGATVEIWQADHQGRYHHPRESAGSADPNFQGFGAVRTTATGDYLFRTIRPRYYGSGSFMRTPHVHFRVVAEGRPELVSQMYFPGEAMNARDALFRALPGEAARDALTAREEPADLPRYRFEIVLA; encoded by the coding sequence ATGTCCCTTTCGCCCATCCGTCCGCTCGACCTCAGCCGGCGTGGCCTCATCGCCGCTCCGGCGGTGATCCTGCTCGCCCGGCCGCTGGCCGCCGTGGTGCTGCCGACGCCCGCCCAGATGCGGGGCCCCTATTACCCCACGGTGAAGCCGACCGATTCCGACATGGACCTCACCGAGGTGAAGGGCCGGCCCGGCCGCGCGGCGGGCGAGGTCATCGAGATCGTCGGCCGCGTCCTGTCGGCGCGCGGCGGGCCCATCGGCGGCGCGACGGTGGAGATCTGGCAGGCGGACCACCAGGGCCGCTATCACCATCCCCGCGAGAGCGCCGGCTCGGCCGATCCGAACTTCCAGGGCTTCGGCGCGGTGCGCACGACCGCGACAGGCGACTATCTCTTCCGCACCATCCGGCCGCGCTACTATGGCTCGGGCAGCTTTATGCGGACGCCGCATGTGCATTTCCGGGTCGTGGCGGAGGGGCGTCCCGAACTCGTCTCGCAGATGTATTTTCCCGGCGAGGCGATGAATGCCCGCGACGCGCTGTTCCGCGCGCTGCCGGGCGAGGCGGCGCGCGATGCCCTCACCGCCCGCGAGGAGCCGGCCGACCTGCCGCGCTACCGTTTCGAGATCGTGCTCGCCTGA
- the msrA gene encoding peptide-methionine (S)-S-oxide reductase MsrA, with protein MFGFRKKLSLPTPAEALPGRAQAIPTAERHFINGRPLKGPFPEGLETIVVGLGCFWGAERKFWQLPGVFVTAVGYAAGITPNPTYEEVCSGMTGHNEVVLVVYDPAQVSTEQVLATFWESHDPTQGMRQGNDVGTQYRSGIYVTTEAQRAAAEASKAAYGKALAARGYGAVTTEILTAGPFFYAEDYHQQYLAKNPHGYCGLGGTGVSCPIGTGVAA; from the coding sequence ATGTTCGGATTTCGCAAGAAGCTCTCCCTGCCCACCCCTGCCGAGGCCCTGCCCGGCCGCGCGCAGGCCATCCCCACCGCCGAGCGGCATTTCATCAACGGCCGCCCGCTGAAGGGGCCCTTCCCGGAGGGGCTCGAGACCATCGTCGTCGGTCTCGGCTGCTTCTGGGGCGCCGAGCGCAAGTTCTGGCAGCTGCCCGGCGTCTTCGTCACCGCCGTCGGCTATGCGGCGGGCATCACCCCCAACCCCACCTATGAGGAGGTCTGCTCCGGCATGACCGGCCACAACGAGGTGGTGCTGGTGGTCTACGACCCCGCGCAGGTCTCCACCGAGCAGGTGCTCGCCACCTTCTGGGAGAGCCATGACCCGACCCAGGGCATGCGCCAGGGCAACGATGTCGGCACGCAGTACCGCTCCGGCATCTATGTCACGACCGAGGCGCAGCGCGCCGCGGCCGAGGCCTCGAAGGCGGCCTATGGCAAGGCGCTGGCAGCCCGCGGCTATGGCGCGGTCACGACGGAGATCCTGACCGCCGGGCCGTTCTTCTACGCCGAGGACTATCACCAGCAGTACCTCGCCAAGAACCCGCACGGCTATTGCGGGCTCGGCGGCACCGGCGTCTCCTGCCCGATCGGCACCGGGGTCGCTGCGTGA
- a CDS encoding CHAD domain-containing protein, with amino-acid sequence MKPVAEARDLARAAGAHARAAGRLLATEADHVRAVHLARRHIKRARSLLRALRPLAKPAVERENGFLRAFAHTLAPLRDAHALEEAARTVGARGNGPAGGERIDLAALGGALERQARVIARLAPEDAPKHYLAKAVARAYRKAREAYRAYEATPHEEEPLHEARKRIKDCLHLVEALEEVRPRGSAPKPGKLDRLGELMGAIRDLDLLSRRIERNEVGRAKLARIAARHGRLAREVTRVGAAVFDEKPSRVEAAWRRAGT; translated from the coding sequence GTGAAGCCGGTGGCCGAGGCGCGGGATCTTGCCCGCGCGGCGGGGGCTCATGCCCGCGCCGCCGGGCGTCTTCTCGCCACCGAGGCCGACCATGTCCGGGCGGTGCATCTCGCCCGCCGCCACATCAAGCGGGCGCGCAGCCTCCTGCGCGCCCTGAGGCCCCTCGCCAAGCCCGCCGTCGAGCGCGAGAACGGGTTCCTGCGCGCCTTCGCCCATACGCTCGCGCCGCTGCGCGACGCCCATGCACTGGAGGAGGCGGCCCGCACCGTCGGCGCCCGCGGCAATGGTCCGGCGGGCGGCGAGCGCATCGACCTCGCAGCTCTCGGCGGTGCGCTGGAGCGCCAGGCGCGCGTCATCGCCCGCCTCGCCCCCGAAGACGCCCCGAAGCACTACCTCGCGAAGGCGGTCGCCCGCGCCTATCGCAAGGCGCGCGAGGCCTACCGCGCCTATGAGGCCACGCCCCACGAGGAAGAGCCGCTGCACGAGGCGCGCAAGCGCATCAAGGACTGCCTGCATCTGGTGGAGGCCCTCGAGGAGGTCCGTCCGCGCGGCAGCGCGCCGAAACCCGGCAAGCTCGACCGCCTCGGCGAGCTCATGGGCGCGATCCGCGACCTCGACCTGCTCTCCCGCCGCATCGAGCGCAACGAGGTGGGCCGCGCCAAGCTCGCCCGCATCGCCGCCCGCCATGGGCGCCTCGCCCGCGAGGTGACCCGGGTCGGCGCCGCCGTTTTCGACGAGAAGCCGTCGCGCGTGGAGGCTGCCTGGCGCCGGGCAGGCACATGA
- a CDS encoding GNAT family N-acetyltransferase encodes MNSSLIPGWRTMTPGDLPSVLAIADAVHPDFPEDPAIFAERLALHPEGCRVLDHGDAILAYVLSHPWAAESCPPLNRLIGALPAPAASYYIHDLALLPTARGSGAAPAIVAALAEHAARLGLPAMSLVAVNGSAGFWRRQGFAEARVPALAEKLASYGADARFMVRDLVPGLRPSATVTSAS; translated from the coding sequence ATGAACTCGTCCTTGATCCCCGGCTGGCGGACCATGACGCCCGGCGACCTGCCGTCGGTGCTCGCCATCGCCGATGCCGTCCATCCCGACTTTCCCGAAGACCCCGCCATCTTCGCCGAGCGCCTCGCCCTCCATCCCGAGGGCTGCCGGGTGCTGGACCACGGGGACGCCATCCTCGCCTATGTGCTGAGCCACCCCTGGGCAGCCGAGAGCTGCCCGCCGCTGAACCGGCTGATCGGCGCCCTGCCCGCTCCGGCCGCCAGCTACTACATCCACGATCTCGCGCTCCTGCCCACCGCCCGCGGCAGCGGTGCCGCCCCTGCCATCGTCGCGGCGCTGGCGGAGCATGCGGCCCGTCTCGGGCTCCCCGCCATGAGCCTCGTCGCCGTCAACGGCTCGGCCGGGTTCTGGCGGCGCCAGGGCTTCGCCGAGGCCAGGGTCCCCGCCCTTGCCGAGAAGCTCGCAAGCTATGGCGCGGACGCGCGTTTCATGGTGCGGGACCTCGTGCCCGGCCTTCGCCCATCTGCCACCGTGACATCGGCCTCATAA
- a CDS encoding phosphoribosyl-ATP diphosphatase — MSAFSLADLEAIIADRAAAPASESYTAASLAKGPVHCARKFGEEAIEAIIAATEGHHQGLVAESADVLYHLLVVWRARGIGLDEVMAELARRTAQSGHAEKASRPKAS, encoded by the coding sequence ATGAGTGCCTTTTCGCTTGCCGACCTCGAGGCGATCATCGCCGACCGTGCCGCGGCGCCGGCGTCCGAGAGCTATACGGCCGCCTCCCTCGCCAAGGGACCCGTGCACTGCGCCCGCAAGTTCGGCGAGGAGGCGATCGAGGCCATCATCGCCGCCACGGAGGGCCACCATCAGGGCCTCGTCGCCGAAAGCGCCGATGTCCTCTACCACCTGCTCGTCGTCTGGCGTGCCCGCGGCATCGGCCTCGACGAGGTCATGGCCGAGCTTGCCCGCCGCACCGCCCAGTCGGGTCATGCCGAAAAGGCGTCCCGCCCCAAGGCCTCCTGA
- the coaA gene encoding type I pantothenate kinase produces the protein MPASLAAAALVEPENGNPSPYRLFSRAEWAEKRADTPMTLTPEEVVKLRSFTDRLSIEEVEAIYLPISRLLSFYVAAQQKLSRASQSFLGAKDVKIPFVIGVAGSVAVGKSTTSRVLQALLSRWSNTPKVDLVTTDGFLFPNAHLEREGLMKKKGFPESYDTKALLRFLAAVKAGERHVRAPVYSHLVYDVVPGASVEVDRPDILIVEGLNVLQTGRPPREGKAIPFVSDYFDFSIFIDAEEEVLERWYLDRFMRLRETAFRDPQSYFRRYAEKSDFEAMKTALALWYGINLVNLRDNILPTRHRAKLILKKESDHRIESVSLRRV, from the coding sequence ATGCCCGCGAGCCTCGCAGCCGCCGCCCTCGTCGAGCCGGAAAACGGCAACCCGTCGCCCTATCGGCTGTTCTCCCGCGCCGAATGGGCGGAGAAGCGCGCCGACACGCCGATGACCCTGACGCCGGAGGAGGTGGTGAAGCTGCGCTCCTTCACCGACAGGCTCTCCATCGAGGAGGTCGAGGCGATCTACCTGCCGATCTCCCGCCTCCTGTCCTTCTATGTCGCCGCCCAGCAGAAGCTGTCGCGCGCCTCGCAGTCCTTCCTCGGCGCCAAGGACGTGAAGATCCCCTTCGTCATCGGCGTCGCCGGCTCGGTGGCGGTGGGCAAGTCGACCACCTCGCGCGTGTTGCAGGCGCTGCTGTCGCGCTGGTCGAACACGCCGAAGGTCGATCTCGTCACCACCGACGGCTTCCTCTTCCCCAACGCCCATCTGGAGCGCGAGGGGCTGATGAAGAAGAAGGGTTTCCCCGAGAGCTACGACACCAAGGCTCTCCTGCGCTTCCTGGCCGCGGTCAAGGCGGGCGAGCGACATGTGCGCGCGCCTGTCTATTCCCACCTCGTCTATGACGTGGTGCCCGGCGCGTCCGTCGAGGTCGACCGCCCGGACATCCTCATCGTCGAGGGCCTGAACGTGCTGCAGACCGGCCGGCCGCCGCGCGAGGGCAAGGCCATCCCCTTCGTCTCCGACTATTTCGACTTCTCGATCTTCATCGATGCCGAGGAAGAGGTGCTGGAGCGCTGGTATCTCGACCGCTTCATGCGCCTGCGCGAGACCGCCTTCCGCGATCCGCAGAGCTATTTCCGCCGCTATGCCGAGAAGTCGGATTTCGAGGCGATGAAGACGGCGCTGGCGCTGTGGTACGGCATCAACCTCGTCAACCTGCGCGACAACATCCTGCCGACCCGCCACCGCGCCAAGCTCATCCTGAAGAAGGAGAGCGACCACCGCATCGAGAGCGTCAGCCTGCGGCGGGTGTGA
- a CDS encoding enoyl-CoA hydratase, which produces MASYETLIVETRGKVGLVTLNRPKALNALNSQLIAELNTVLDGFERDPGIGCIVITGSEKAFAAGADIMEMKDKTYPESYLEDFITSWDRVAQRRKPMIAAVAGFALGGGCELAMMCDFILAADTAKFGQPEIKLGVMPGAGGTQRLTRFVGKSKAMEMCLTGRMMDAAEAERVGLVSRVIPAAELVDEAVKVASQIADMSLPTVMMTKESVNRSYETTLAEGIRFERRVFHAMFALADQKEGMGAFAEKRKPAFKNR; this is translated from the coding sequence ATGGCCAGCTACGAGACCCTCATCGTCGAGACCCGCGGCAAGGTGGGCCTCGTCACGCTCAACCGGCCGAAGGCCCTGAACGCCCTGAACAGCCAGCTCATCGCCGAGCTCAACACCGTCCTCGACGGTTTCGAGCGCGATCCCGGCATCGGCTGCATCGTCATCACCGGCTCGGAGAAGGCCTTCGCCGCCGGCGCCGACATCATGGAGATGAAGGACAAGACCTACCCCGAGAGCTATCTCGAGGACTTCATCACCTCCTGGGACCGCGTCGCCCAGCGCCGCAAGCCGATGATCGCGGCGGTGGCCGGTTTCGCCCTCGGCGGCGGCTGCGAGCTCGCCATGATGTGCGATTTCATCCTCGCCGCCGACACCGCGAAGTTCGGCCAGCCCGAGATCAAGCTCGGCGTCATGCCGGGCGCTGGCGGCACCCAGCGCCTCACCCGCTTCGTCGGCAAGTCCAAGGCGATGGAAATGTGCCTCACCGGCCGCATGATGGATGCGGCGGAGGCCGAGCGCGTCGGCCTCGTCTCGCGCGTCATCCCGGCCGCCGAGCTGGTGGATGAGGCCGTGAAGGTCGCCTCCCAGATCGCCGACATGTCGCTGCCGACCGTCATGATGACCAAGGAATCGGTGAACCGGTCCTACGAAACCACCCTTGCGGAGGGCATCCGTTTCGAGCGCCGCGTGTTCCACGCGATGTTCGCTCTCGCGGACCAGAAGGAAGGCATGGGCGCCTTCGCCGAGAAGCGGAAGCCGGCCTTCAAGAACCGCTGA
- a CDS encoding DUF2218 domain-containing protein: MTVSLADVVTAHASRYLQQLCKHWSHKFSVSFDERQGKVPFSEDAALVLSANGDVLSLRLEAPVDRIPTLEEVVADHLKRFAFREDDLRIDWQPIG; encoded by the coding sequence ATGACCGTATCTCTGGCCGATGTCGTCACGGCCCATGCGAGCCGCTATCTCCAGCAGCTCTGCAAGCACTGGAGCCACAAGTTCTCCGTCTCCTTCGACGAGAGGCAGGGCAAGGTACCGTTCAGCGAGGATGCCGCCCTGGTGCTGAGCGCCAATGGCGACGTCCTGAGCCTGCGCCTCGAGGCGCCGGTGGACCGCATCCCCACCCTCGAGGAGGTCGTCGCCGACCACCTCAAGCGCTTCGCCTTCCGCGAGGACGATTTGCGGATCGACTGGCAGC